The DNA window CTGAAAAACACAATTCAAGTGATGCAGAATTGGGCCCTTGCTTCCTACCCACCACCCCATACAGGCTAGTAGAGTTGCATTTGTATTAGGAATGtgaagttacaaaaaaaaaggaaaaaatgaacatactgtacaataaaaaatTCTTTGGATATTGTGCCCAGTACTTCTGCCGAGAAGAGGTCTGGCAGTTCACTGAAAGGCACTTTTCTCAATGTACGTCTCCTCCATTCCCAAGGTCTGGCAGAGATTCCTCCCTTTAGTGGCATCCCTCCCACCATGTAAGGAACAGGCCTTGTAGGTTCCTGTGCTACCTCTGCACAATATCGCTGATCTCTTTGGCAGAAGAAAGCAACTTGGTGAAGTCCTGCTGTGCAGCGCTGCCCCCGCTGGCCGTGGGGCAGGTCTGCAGCTCACGCAAGCTGCTGTCCAGCTTGCTGATGACCTCCCGAAAAGCAAACTTGTTTCTCATCTGCCGAATGGACTCCACATAGCCTGCGCAAAACTTGGACAGGTCCTTGCCTGCCTCCAGCACTGCGGCGTAGCTGCCAGTCTGGCCAGAGTTCCTGTCGACTGCAGCTCGAAGTTGCTTGGTACCCTCCAACACCATTTCCCGTGTGACAGCGGAGCTGCTGTGCCTCTCTGGgagctgccaggtcttccttaGGGAGCTACGGGTGGTAATTAGGGGTGCAAAGGCTGGGGTGGCGGGCTGATCACCACTTGGGGGGCCAGACTGAGAACCTGTCTGGGACTGCAAAAAAGTCTGGCAAGCTGGTGAGTTCTTCGACACCTGTGGCTTGGTTGAGTTCATGACATTCAGTCTCTTAGGCCCCTCCGAATGTTGAGGGGTCTTTGCCCGTTCTGTCGAGGCCCCACTGGCCCGGTGAAGGTCAGAGGACATGGGGAGGGTTTTGGACTTAGTGTCAAGTGGAAGGTCATGGCTGGGGTTTCGGAAAGTCTTTCCAGATTTGGCTGTGGACGATGGCGGCAGAGCCGACTTCTGGCCCTGGGCCTTCCCCTTGTCCCTGGGCACCAGGTGCTCGAGGGCATGCTTGGACCGACGGGTGCGGCTATCCTCTTTGGCTGCCACCAGCCCCAGGACCATGCTCGATTTGAGTGGCTCAGCCTGTGGATGATGACCTGGTTTGGGGGTTAGGTGTGAGGAGCTGGGGCTGGACTCATCCGCCCCGTCCTCCGTTTTTTTGGGTGGCCGAATTGGCAGGGCGATGGTGCCCGAGCTAGGACACTCCGACCGCAGCTCGATGGTCCTCTTGCGAGGAAATGTGGGCTTGTCACGCCTGCCCCCAGAGATTCCAGGGTCTAAGTGGCACAAGACCGGGTCACGTGGCAACGTCATCGACTTCCAGTCAGTACGCTGGGACCCGGTGGTCACAACGGTGGTGGAAGATGAGGGGAGGATGCGTTTGGAGTTGTCCTCCTCTCCCAATGAGCTGGGGGCCACTCCAATGCCGGATGCCGCAGGGGCAGCCTTTTTTCTGCCATGTGAATTGAGCCCCCCCGGCGGTCCAGGGCAGGTGGGTGTTCCATTGACACCTGCAGTGTTGTTATTGGTGCCTGGTAACTTGACAGGCTCTGAGCCGAGGTCATCCTTAGGATCCCCCGATCCACAGCCCTCCACTGGTCCCTTGCGGTCCCCGCGTGTGTCTGCCTCCCGGACAGAGCTGCTGCGtttgggtggggctggggcaggcttctttttcttcttgatgAGGTTGAAGAGGCCGGTCCTGGAGCGGTCCCGGTCCCGGAGCAGTGGACGGCCATCCTCGTTCAGGCTGCTGTCTGGGAATGGCCTCTCTCTCCTAAGCATCGAGGGGGATGTGGCCCCCTCAAGCTCCCCCGCATCTGAGAACCATGCAAAGCAGACGCCACCCTGTGAGCATCCTATCATCCTACCACAGTGCTCAACCTCGTCTTGTGTGCACTCAACCAAAAATACTACAGAAAGGTTGCATAAATTACAGTAGTCATACTTCACACTGGTGTAATCTTACATTCATTGGTCTTAATGAAAgctacattaaattacatttatttgacagatgcttttatacagtgacgtacaataagtgcataccaaaagtcactggaacaactacaaaacacaggttcgttaaggtacaatactcattatgtaccagttattcatagccatgaacacaataaatccagttcacacagtaagtaTTAGGCTACAGTAGGTCAGAAGGTTATGGTAAGttaaactaggaggcatgataatgaacatcaagataacaaagtgcaatataagttctggatggaggtacaagCGTGAAattgctacaggaacaaattagaaGGCAAATGATaagagtgatcctagattgggagtgccctgcagagtagtgagtGTTAGCCCAGGTACAcactgaagagatgtgtcttcagaccatggcggaagatgggcaatgactgagtgtttcatagaggaacagggagtttgttccactactagggagctagggtggagaaatGATAATCTAATACCTTACAAACTATCAAGAGCTCGTAGATTATAGCTCTTGATATTATGTCAGGTGTTGGATTATCCTAACACTATGGACTAACACTAGGGTTtggggtttgtttgttttgctagaAATCCAGTCCTGTGCAATGTAATTTGTCCAACTGTATTTACTCACACAACACCTTTTTCAAGCCTTTGTACTCACTGGAACACATAAGGGGTCTGTGATAGGAACTGTGAATCACTGGGAACCCTGGCTGGAAAGCAACGCTGTGAGGAGGAACGTCACTGTGATGTAATGCGCGGCTCACCTGGACTGTCCCCTTCCCTGCTGTCCCCATTCCTGCGCAGTGTCCTGGTTTTGGTGGGCAGCTGAGGGGCCTGCAGTATGGAGGTCAAATCCAGCTCAAtgcccctcctccccagctCCTTCTCCACTTCTGcagggtaataataataataacaattataatgataacaataataaggcAATTATTGCAATACAAACATTTGTAATCACTTATTTCGTTATTATTCAGAATGACTTACAGGTCCAGCTGGGTAAGTTGCACAAGGTTGAGCAGTGGCAAATAAGGGTATGTGGGAGAAAATGGGGGGAGGATATGACAGATAGAGAAGAGTAatggaagaaagagaaagagagagagagaactcacCATCAGAGATGCTGGATTCTTGGAACATGGTTTCAAATTCCTGGTGGATTTCAGCGAAGGACGGTCGCTCTGCAGGAGTCCATTTCCAGCCTGTGTTAAGGAAAAAGTCTCCTTTATCAAGTGCAAAACAGCCCGAGACCACAGTTCAGAGGCAGCTCACTAAGCTTAACATTCACATACAACAGACCCCTTTTCTGCAGCACAGCGagacaaaacaaatgcagtcaaaaaatgagaaaacaatatttatcaATATGAaactgaagaggaagaggaaacaacaaaacaggATTTCTCAGCTGAGGATTCATGGTGTAAGCTCATGAttcaatatgtaaaatgtaagctatttcacattacattacattacaggcatttggcagacgctcttatccagagcgacgtacaacaaagtgtataaccataaccaggaacaagtgtgtcgagaaccctagagagaagtaccgttccaagtgcagggaacaaccgcatagttcatcttggaccctgtaggttaaactgattaacactaacacaaacaagaacagcaagaACGCAGtccatgcaaaaatacaagcactagttaagacgagtgcattaactaagtcacctacgaaacagctatcTAGTTataaccctaagcttacagtcaatttatagattacagggaggtagggagggatggggagaggtgcagcctgaagaggtgagtcttcagttgttgcttgaagtgggtcagtgtatcagctgttctgacctccacagggaggtcattccaccatcgtggggccagaacagacaggagacgtgttcaggaagtgcaggtgcgaagagggggaggtgccaggcgtcctgaggtagcggaaaggaggggtctggctggcatgtagggtttgaagatcttgtggaggtatgctggggctgatctcttgactgcctggtatgctaggaccaatgttttaaatttgatgcgagccataacaggcagccagtgccTATTTGAATCACAACAGATAAATGAGTAAAGAGTGTAATGTACAGAAAGTGTAGTGGAAGTATGGTGAGAGCACACACGGAGGGGAAGGACTCACAGTCCCTCATGAGCTCGTAAACCTCCTCTGGGCAGCCCTCTGGACGGTCCATGCGGTACTCCTTCTCCAGGAGGTCGTACACCTGTGATAGGTCGATGCCTGGGTACGGAGACATCCCATAGGTGGCGATCTCCCACAGCAGGACCCCAAAGGCTGCATGtttgagacagagaggaggagtcaCTCCAATTGCTGTGCTAAGACTGATCATGATGGCAGTCACTACAGGCCTGAGTAGATCATGTAAGATCAGAGTTTCCCATTTGGTCTTCAAGCCAAAGATTCAGTTAGAGAGAACTCAGCTCACATGAGAAATGCaatgcttcttttcttttttgtcaagATATGTGGAAAGTTCATGGTGTGTATTTGACCCAGCAGTCAGTCCTGACCCACACTAATCAATTGTATGAATTTTGGGATTGGCTTGCTTGGCAGGTTTGATAACTCTCATAAATAAGCTACAGTAGCAAAGTAAAGCTACTAGAGCAAACTTTGCATGTAAGACTGCCTGGTCACACTAAATCCCTCCTTTTACAGTGATATACTCTCTCAGGCAGCGCCCAACTCACCCCACACATCAGACTTGATGGAGAACTtgttataggctaggctctcagGGGCAGTCCACTTGATGGGGAATTTGGCGCCGGCGTGGGCCGTGTAAGTGTCTCCTGTCATTAGACGGCTCAGCCCGAAGTCTGCAACCTTCACAAGGTGGTTCTCCCCGACCAGGCAGTTCCGAGCTGCCAAGTCCCTGTGGGGGGGCATCATTGTCAAAAACAGGGGGCAAGGGGTGGGCTTGACACATGGAACAGATGAAATTTCATTGTAAGGCAGAATCTCCCATAAAAAGTGCTAAGCTAAGCTAAACAAGCTGTCAAATTGAGTGAGTGAACTACAAAGATAATGGCCCACAATTAAACAGCAGTCACACCAGATGACTGTTTAAGGAAACTATCAATGAGCTAGTTAGATGTATGGCTGAAATGCGGATATGCACAGGTTAGCTCAGGTTGGCCAGATGTGTGCAGGTGGGCTCACCTGTGTATAAAGTTCTTTCTCTCCAGGTATTCCATGGCAGAAGAGATCTGTGTAGCCATGTAGAGCAGCACCACGGCATTAACCTCCTCACGATTACAGTCGCGCAGGTAGTCCAGCAAGTTCCCATGAGTCATGAACTCCGTGATGATGTAAAAGGGAGGCTCCCTAGTACACACGCCTGGGAATGGAAAACAAAGGGAAAATCAATGTGCTATGCCAACACTATTGGCGGCCATTTCAGTTCCTTTCAAAGGACTGGTGTCATTTGATTCAGACACACAATAAAGATTCATGGATTTGATCACGGAGTTTTTCTGTACTTTTGGTTAGTATTTCATCCAGTAAAAGAAGAACAAATGTTCAGATCATAAATTTTCCGCAGAAAGCCAACCTTAGCAGTTGTGAGTAGATAGAATGAGaagaaccaaataaaaaaatcatttaatggAGATGAGGCAGATTTTTGTTCATCAACAAGCTTTGTTCAAAAAGAAAGGATCCACCACTAAAACTGAgtgaacagacacagacaacAGTCACCATACAACAACaactgcacagcactgcaatATGTACAATTACTGCCACTGACTCACAGACACTGTCAGTACTGGAGCCTTTCAGTGAACAAATAGACACTGGCAGTACTGGAGCTTGTGCGGGAATCAAATGGAACTGTCAGTACTGGTCAGTACTGGTGAAGGAAATAGTGAGGCTTACCCAGCAGTTGAACCAGGTTTGGGTGCTTTATTTCCTTCATGACGGCTGCCTCCTTCAGGAACTCCTCCAGCTCCATTGTGTCCTCCTGCATGGGAGAGTAAAGGTACGGTGTTTAACCAGCTGGAATTGGCAGAATTCACATAGGTAGCACGTTGGCTACAGCAAAAAAAACGTCCGTTTACAGCCTCTACTGCACATGTTTGAGGGAAAAAGCGCTTGCTacccattgaattcaatgtggAAAACCAAGGTGACCTAGCAatcaaagaaaacctcatcagtccattttctgtgaaaataaatttcattgtctacagcagtttctgaaacaatagTTGTTGTCGTCGAGACGtcttggaaaaaatatttattaaaatgtgtataccATCAGcggacattttattttgccatcAAAAGtttgatattccccattcactttaatggaaGCTCCAATGTTTTTCCCGCAACATGcacagtacaggcttacttaagggacttcacaagcttaggATAGCTGAAGGCGTGTTTTTATGTtcagttaaatatgcatgtctatggtgGATACCCACTGCCAGGAGATGCAGCTGGTCGTAAGGCCAAATGTGTTTTCACTGAGGACATGAAGAGTTAGCCTGGAATTGCAGGTAATGTTAAGCAACAgcagatggagacagagctcTCTGTACAAGTTATTCCATTATAGACTGCACAGGCCAAACTGTAAAATGCCTGAATGTACTCTGAATGTGCTCAATTTCTCAAAGATATCTGGAATTTGTAACTTTCTCGGTTTGCAATGACTCACATCTTTCACTCCACAAAGGGCTGAAAATCAAAGCCACATGACACCCAGAACTGTGTATACCCAGTGGGGGGGAAGCAGCTAAGGTTCTGCTGAGCTGATAAGACTGCTCTCTGCCGAATATGGCTCGCTATACTCGGATTTCAAGAAGCAAAATGACTGCCTGTACAAAGTTCATTGCACACAGCGGGATGCCTGGCATGTCTACTTGCAGAACCCCTTTTCACCATGGCAAATTCTATCCATTATCCATTAAAACAACTGGAGATTGAGGCCTTGACTCATTATACATTTAACCCTATACATTTAACTTTTGATTCCCAAATTAGAgttaagacatatttttttcaaataactaAATGAAATAGAATTAGTTACTGTTaggaaaagtaaaaatgttaattgaatcctggccttgaTCAAGCAAGTTCAGAAAGTCAGTCAAATTTAAATAGTTGAAGTATCGCACTTGAGGGTTACAATGGTGACTTTAAGGATTTATGTGCCCAGCTTTCTCTGTACCTTCAGGGTCTTGACGGCCACGGTGAGGTTGTATTTCTTCCACGTGCCTTCGTAAACCTCGCCATATTGGCCGCCCCCCAGCTTGTGCTTCATGGTGATGTCGGTGCGCTCCATCTCCCACTTGTCGTAGCTGGGCGAGACACCGTAGATGGTGGGTTTGTTGCGCTTGGGCGCTGGGTAGTGCAGAGTGGTGATAAGGCCGTCCGACACTGTGGAATGGTGGTGCACCAGCTCGGCTAATGTGTTGAAGCGGCTGTCGGAGGAAACGTACAGCTGTAtgggggatggaggggtgggaggggtggacagacaggaagacatTTTTGGTGACAGTATTGTTTCGGCATGCTGTGGTCATGGTGAGGGAAAATGCTTTGAAAGTCTAGTATTAAAGGGGAAAggcacacagataaacacacacacacacacacacattacacagtaaCTGGTAACAGCTGGTACCTTTGAAGGTAAAAAATGCTTTATAACTTTCAGCAATCAGTTCCAAGTGCCTGTTAAGTGCCTTTACTTGATTCAAAGTGCGGTTGTTGACATCACAAAGGCTCAGGCACCTGACCCTGAGCCAGATGGTCAGGCGTTTGATACGCTCCCTATGGCAGAGACTGAGAATGTGCGCCTCTCAGTCTGTGAGTAGGAATCCCAGGAAtctgtctaaattatgcattccTTTCAGCAGGTAATCTACTCTTTTACAGGTGTGCGATCCTAATAAAGCGCCTTGCCCTGTCCGTATTATACAAGCTGACCAAACAAAAACCAGACTCAGCCTTTGCTCTTCATTCTAACTGCAGGTTACAATAAGCTAACTGCTTACTGACAAAAACCCCCACAAAACTAAGTAGGGTAAAACTAAACAGACCT is part of the Anguilla anguilla isolate fAngAng1 chromosome 10, fAngAng1.pri, whole genome shotgun sequence genome and encodes:
- the LOC118206601 gene encoding tyrosine-protein kinase ABL1-like, coding for MKMLEICLKLVGCKSKKGLSSSSSCYLEEVFQRPGFEARSLTEAARWNSKENLLTGPGENDPNVFVALYDFVASGDNTLSITKGEKLRVLGYNHNGEWCEARTRNGQGWVPSNYITPVNSLEKHSWYHGPVSRNAAEYLLSSGINGSFLVRESESSPGQRSISLRYEGRVYHYRINTASDGKLYVSSDSRFNTLAELVHHHSTVSDGLITTLHYPAPKRNKPTIYGVSPSYDKWEMERTDITMKHKLGGGQYGEVYEGTWKKYNLTVAVKTLKEDTMELEEFLKEAAVMKEIKHPNLVQLLGVCTREPPFYIITEFMTHGNLLDYLRDCNREEVNAVVLLYMATQISSAMEYLERKNFIHRDLAARNCLVGENHLVKVADFGLSRLMTGDTYTAHAGAKFPIKWTAPESLAYNKFSIKSDVWAFGVLLWEIATYGMSPYPGIDLSQVYDLLEKEYRMDRPEGCPEEVYELMRDCWKWTPAERPSFAEIHQEFETMFQESSISDEVEKELGRRGIELDLTSILQAPQLPTKTRTLRRNGDSREGDSPDAGELEGATSPSMLRRERPFPDSSLNEDGRPLLRDRDRSRTGLFNLIKKKKKPAPAPPKRSSSVREADTRGDRKGPVEGCGSGDPKDDLGSEPVKLPGTNNNTAGVNGTPTCPGPPGGLNSHGRKKAAPAASGIGVAPSSLGEEDNSKRILPSSSTTVVTTGSQRTDWKSMTLPRDPVLCHLDPGISGGRRDKPTFPRKRTIELRSECPSSGTIALPIRPPKKTEDGADESSPSSSHLTPKPGHHPQAEPLKSSMVLGLVAAKEDSRTRRSKHALEHLVPRDKGKAQGQKSALPPSSTAKSGKTFRNPSHDLPLDTKSKTLPMSSDLHRASGASTERAKTPQHSEGPKRLNVMNSTKPQVSKNSPACQTFLQSQTGSQSGPPSGDQPATPAFAPLITTRSSLRKTWQLPERHSSSAVTREMVLEGTKQLRAAVDRNSGQTGSYAAVLEAGKDLSKFCAGYVESIRQMRNKFAFREVISKLDSSLRELQTCPTASGGSAAQQDFTKLLSSAKEISDIVQR